A genome region from Conger conger chromosome 16, fConCon1.1, whole genome shotgun sequence includes the following:
- the mfsd6l gene encoding major facilitator superfamily domain-containing protein 6-like — protein sequence MMRSNGQWDVKAASAHAGLFHFLYSCGRACLLPFLTLYLRYLGLTATMTGIAMATRCLVTLAWGPVSSLLAKRYNRRRGVVMGSLLGSAAIALLLLLLPPADQEAAVRRCNATQLRESPGPGGVEPGGPGHFTPTAAPPTAVMSLSLRPGGSSTSHLSVTKAPGSASTSHRVSQGPHRLISSSGDQQVASSDSNSSHSPALPERAVRSVVRGSKQGLEKEAVHYEFLGSLKVMDAQHQLFFLVLMGVALWEGASAPLERTVDDGLFEYLDFVDAADRHGSAQLWGLVGAAGGACGAGLLVGGLGCMIGTRLPSSAAHFFAYAALTFLAAPAAAFLPMYLSRKRGPAGRALKALRLVRGDPSAALSAATAFLAGAGSATVSDFLLWEMQDRGSSELHMGLALGAALVSQALFLLLLAPRAARFLSHGTAMSLGVASLGLQCLYYSFLWSPWSALPAQALSCLSAGALWWAVEGQCAAVATPGTERWVHGLVRETAAGLGAGLGSLAGGFTVDRFGVAVLFRGAAVVLLLWGLVLPVVLSRLPRRRRINYSRLLAADASEQSESESEPEQERDWLVTAMQEEKSTNNNNNKGHW from the coding sequence ATGATGAGGAGCAACGGTCAGTGGGACGTGAAGGCGGCCTCGGCACACGCCGGGCTGTTCCACTTCCTGTACTCCTGCGGCCGGGCGTGCCTGCTTCCCTTCCTCACGCTGTACCTGCGCTACCTGGGCCTTACCGCCACCATGACTGGCATCGCTATGGCGACCAGGTGCCTGGTCACGCTGGCCTGGGGCCCCGTTTCCTCCCTCCTGGCCAAGCGCTACAACAGGCGGCGGGGGGTGGTGATGGGGTCTCTGCTGGGCTCTGCGGCCATCgcgctgctcctcctgctcctcccgcCCGCCGACCAGGAGGCGGCTGTCCGCCGCTGCAACGCCACCCAGCTCCGGGAGAGCCCCGGCCCCGGTGGCGTAGAGCCTGGTGGCCCGGGGCACTTCACGCCCACCGCAGCCCCTCCTACGGCCGTGATGTCACTATCACTCAGACCAGGTGGCAGCAGCACTAGTCACTTATCTGTGACCAAAGCCCCTGGGAGTGCTTCTACCAGCCACCGAGTTTCCCAAGGACCTCATAGACTCATATCTAGCTCTGGGGACCAACAAGTTGCTTCTTCAGACAGCAACAGCTCCCACTCTCCTGCTTTACCAGAGAGGGCGGTGAGATCGGTGGTAAGGGGGTCCAAACAGGGCCTGGAGAAGGAGGCGGTGCATTACGAGTTCCTCGGCAGCCTGAAGGTCATGGACGCCCAGCACCAGCTGTTCTTCCTGGTCCTGATGGGCGTGGCCCTGTGGGAGGGCGCGTCCGCCCCTCTGGAGCGGACGGTGGATGACGGGCTCTTCGAGTACCTGGATTTCGTGGACGCTGCGGACCGGCACGGCTCGGCCCAGCTGTGGGGGCTCGTGGGGGCGGCGGGCGGGGCATGCGGGGCGGGGCTCCTGGTCGGCGGGCTGGGCTGCATGATCGGCACCCGCCTGCCCAGCAGCGCCGCCCACTTCTTCGCCTACGCCGCGCTGACGTTCCTGGCCGCACCCGCGGCGGCCTTCCTGCCCATGTACCTGAGCCGGAAGCGGGGGCCCGCAGGGCGGGCCCTGAAGGCCCTGCGGCTGGTCCGCGGGGACCCCTCCGCCGCGCTCAGCGCTGCCACGGCCTTCCTGGCGGGGGCCGGGTCCGCGACCGTCAGCGACTTCCTCCTGTGGGAGATGCAGGACCGCGGGAGCAGCGAGCTGCACATGGGCCTGGCCCTGGGGGCCGCCCTGGTCTCGCAGGCCCTCTTCCTGCTCCTGCTGGCCCCGCGGGCGGCCCGCTTCCTCAGCCACGGGACGGCCATGTCGCTGGGCGTGGCCTCCCTGGGCCTGCAGTGCCTGTACTACTCCTTCCTGTGGTCGCCCTGGTCCGCACTGCCCGCCCAGGCGCTGAGCTGCCTGAGCGCCGGCGCCCTCTGGTGGGCGGTGGAAGGGCAGTGCGCGGCCGTGGCCACGCCCGGGACGGAGCGCTGGGTCCACGGGCTGGTGCGCGAGACGGCCGCCGGCctcggggcggggctggggagcCTGGCCGGCGGGTTCACGGTGGACCGGTTCGGCGTGGCGGTGCTGTTCCGCGGCGCGGCCGTCGTCCTGCTGCTGTGGGGACTGGTCCTCCCCGTGGTACTCTCCCGGCTGCCACGGCGACGGCGGATCAACTACTCCCGCCTGCTGGCGGCCGACGCCAGCGAGCAGAGCGAGAGCGAATCGGAGCCtgagcaggagagagactgGCTGGTCACGGCTATGCAGGAGGAGAAGagcaccaacaacaacaacaacaagggccactggtaa